The Gossypium arboreum isolate Shixiya-1 chromosome 4, ASM2569848v2, whole genome shotgun sequence DNA segment TGGATCCTGCAACAGCTGCGCCCAAGAGAAGTTGCCACATTTGAGATCAAAGAGCGAATAAAGGCATAATTTTTGAGAGATCAATGCCTTGAAGAGTAGAGAGAGAGAGACAGAGGGGTAGGTGGCAGTGGCAGTAGCAAtttgctaactttcttaattttcGGACACATGTTTCCCGCTCTGCGCCATTTTTACCAATTTTCGACCATCTACCTAAGGTTTTGGAAATGTAAAAAATATTTTGGTAAATAATGaaagtaaatatttaattaattattacatatatttaatgattttcaaaTTTAATATCAGCTAAATGACACTGTAGTTAaatgtaatataaaaatattaataattaaaatatataacattttaaataaaaataaataaatattaaaactataattaactttgatttaatgtacaattgtttatattaattttaatttgatataattatacacgtgaaactttaattataatttaaatgtatacttaaaactttaattttaatttaatcatcctcatttaaagaaataaatacattaatttatttttattcgaataaatataattatttatatatgcaacatataaatataaaataatattatattaataattgtgttaataatttataataattgtATCAATTAACATTTAACTTACATACTCTTATATTAGTGATATTATTAATACCAATCAATTAAGACTCAATTCAAATATTGCTAGGTTACTTCTTTAAAAGAGAATATTAGTTTAGTACTTTTAAAATTCTCATAACAGCAATTCCTAAAAATATTCGTGGCACACAGTAAATCACACGCAACTTCAATGAACTAATTTTTAGATATgataggaaaaaataaaataaacccaaGATAACAGGTGTAAACACACGATTGAGGCATACATGGATTATATTCACTATGGAGCTCTCAAAGATACTGTGATTTATTAGTAGATGAAAGTACCAAAAAATATTATGAGCTGACACCGAACAAGATTGTAAAAGGAAAGCAAAAAAAAAGTAAACTCTCCTGTCAGTTGCATGATGAAGAAATAGAATTAAGAAACAGTTCCTGAGGTTTGCACAAAGCAAATactcataacaattaaactcAGATGAAGCATCCATCATCAATCACACTTCAACTCCTCTCATTTGTCCTTTGAATCTCATAACCTgtgattaaaaaaaatttaataaagtgAGCTCAATGCAAATGTTATTTCCAAATAAACTAGCGGTTGCGGTTAAATTTTGTCATATTTGCTATTACTTCTTTAGATTATGTTGCAGGATTTTGTCGAAGACAAGCACATACACTGCGCTTTCAATAACTTTCAAATATGAAATGCCAAGATCAAACATCATAAGTTGAGTAGAAAAACTGACCATATCATGAGCACCACTCTCTGGCATTTTGGAACATTCTTAACCATGGACTAGGGCCTTTCTTGTCCACATTCCAGTCCTTTGGATACCAAGGGAACTGCCACATCAGGAAACACCGCTCTGGATGAGGCATCATGGCAAGATGTCGACCATCAGGAGAACAAATTGCAGCCACTCCTAATGGAGAACCATTCAAGTTGAAGGGGTATGCCTCTGTTGGGTTCCCATCATCGTCGCAATATCTTAATGGAGCCAAATCTGAATGTAATACACTATCCAGAACACCATCATCAGGAAAATATGCTCTTCCCTCACCATGGGCAGCCCATACACCTAATGTACTGCCTTCCATTCCTTTAAACATCATGGCAGGAGAGTCCTTTATAGTCACACTTGTGAACCGGCATTCAAATCGGCCAGACTCATTGTGCACAAACCTGGGCTGTGATGGGTCCCCACCAGCACCAAAAACACCCCCCACTTGTGGCCCTGGAACCCACCCTAACAGAGCCATTAACTGACATCCATTGCAAACGCCAAGACTGAAAGTATCAGGGCGCTTGTAGAATTCCTGAAACTGATTGAGAAGAGGCTGATTGAAGCGTATGGACGCAGCCCAACCTTTTGCAGAATCAATCACATCGGCATAACTAAAACCTCCAACAAATGCAACTCCACGGAATtcattcaaagaaataactctgTTAAGAAGGTCCGACATTGCAACATCCCAAGGCTCAAAACCAGCAGCATAAAATGCTGCTGACATTTCTCTGTCTCCATTGCTCCCTTCCTCACGAACGATGGCTACTTTCGGTTTTAAAGTTGTAGTAAAAAATTTCTCATCCGTAACTGAAGGAGTGAAAGACAAGGGCCAAGAAGGCTCATGCCGGAACTTCAAACCTTCTTTCTCCAGTTCCACACAAGATGCCAATCTCTGCAACTTTTCGAGCTGGAAACTTGTATCCTCCCACATATCTCTCAGCAGAGAAGTTTTCTCATTTAAATGAGCAATTCCATCAACCTTGAGCTCTATCACAGGTGAGGTGGTTACTCGTCCTATTATCTCAGCAGAAACATCCACACTGCTAAGCTTCTCCATCACACTACCCAAGTTATTCTTGCTTACCTCAAGAATGACACCAAGCTCTTCAGCAAAAAGTGATTGGAAAACACTATTTCCTAGAGAAGCCAAGTCCAATGCAATGCCACAATTTCCAGCAAATGCCATCTCCAACGCGCAAACTAGTAATCCACCATCACTGATATCATGACCTGCAGAGATCAGACCATCTCCAAGAAGATCCTGCACCCCCTCAAAAACTCTCTTAAGGTAGGAAACATCATCAATATCAGGGCAGTCATTCCCAATCTGATCAAAAACCTGAGCCAAAGCAGATCCACCCAGACGCCGCTTTCCCTTTGCCAAATCAATATGAAGCAAAATACCATCATCACCTTGCTTCAAATCTGGGGTTACCGTTTTTGTTATGTCAGGACAAGTGACATAAGCACTAATTACAAGATTTCCAGGAGCCTTAACAACCTCCCCACCTGCATGGGCAGCCATTGACAGACTGTCCTTCCCACCATCAATAGCGATACCGAGTTCAATCATTGCTTCTGAAAGAGCAATAGCAGCGTCATACATGGCTGCTCCTTCACCCTCAAGCTTGGCAGCATACATCCAATTTCCACTTGCTTTGACATCAGACAAAGAAGTAACCTTTGCCCAAACAAGATTTGTGAGAGCTTCTCCAACAGCAAGTCTAGCCATTGCTTTTGGATCAAGCAGCCCCTTGATAGGCTGCTCTCCAATGGCACAGGCACCCCCAGTTAAGTCAACATAACTTTGAGCAATGACTGCAACATCGGCTAGAGGTAACTGCAAGGGACCAACCGTTTGCTGCTGTGCTACAAGACCTGTTACACATCTATCAACTTTTGTTGTCAAAAACCGTTTGGAACATACAGATGGAAGTCTTAATACTCTCTTCAATGAGTCCATGACTGTGATTGCAGGAGCAACATCAAGCGGTTCTCGTGCATAAGACACTCGCTTGAATTCAAAGGATTTTTGAGGCATGTCACCAAGCACTTTCTCAAGCTCAAGATCAACAGCTGGAGGAGGGGGAGGGAGTCCACTTGCACGACTTTTTTCAACAGCTACGCTATCAACTAGAACAACACGTCCCTCACCATTAATAGTCCCAATAACAGCCATTGAAAGTCTTTCCCTTGCACATATTGATTCCAACAGCTTGCGGCTTTCAGGTTTTACCAAGATTGCGTCTTGTTCTTGATACTCTGCACCCCATATCTCCAAAACAGACATAGTGTGATCTCCAACAACAATGGCTCTAATATCAATCTCAGCACCCTTTGGGTATATGATTTCCTTGACAACATTGCAATTCCCACCAGCTCCCTGATCATGAATGCTAATAATCGGGTTATCCTCCCCCATCTCAATGCAGGCACGAACTACACGGTATAGTTTTTGTGCCATTTCTGCATCTCCACGCTGTACAGCATTAAAATCAAGTTCTGCATCGTTCTGGCCACTAACCATACTAGACGCAGCTCCACCACCCATTCCAATACGATATGCAGGGCCACCAATCTTTACAACTAACATTCcaatttctgggtcccctttcgATATATGAGTGTGATCAATCTGTCCAATGCCTCCACTAAACATGATGGGCTTCAACCATTCACGACGTTCACCACTAGGGAGTCTCATTCCAAATGTTCTAGTAAAACCCTGGATTAATGGCTCACCAAATTTGTTACCATAGTCAGATGCACCATTGCTAGCCTCGATGAGAATTTCCAAAGGAGAAGCCAAATTTGATGGATAAGTGAAAGATGAGTCTTCCCATGGGGCATATGATCCCTCTATATTAAGATTCCCAGTTGTGTAACCAGCTGTGGATGCAACAACAAATGATCCTCTTCCAGTGGCATGTGTATCCCTAATGCGGCCACCTGCACCTGTCTCTGCACCAGGGTAGGGTGCCACTGCACATGGGAAGTTATGTGTTTCAGCTGTAAACAAGACATCAATTTCACGAGTTGTTTCATTTAGTAGGCAGGCAGTTCCAGGCTTAACTGGTAGTAATCGGTATGCAAGAAACCCTTTTATTGCACTCGAATTATCCTTAAAACCAATGACAGAATTATTTGGGTTTGCTTTCAAAGTGCTCTTGACAATTTGCATGAGGGTCCTATCCATGGGCTGTCCATCAATAACAATCTTCCCTGTGAAAAACCAATGCCTGCTATGCTCACTGTTAGATTGGGCGATATCAAATAACTCTACATTTGTCGGATTCCGCTTTATGTCCTCCACAAACAGCCTGGTATAGTACTGCAAATCTTGTTCATCAAATGCTAAACCCATTTCGTGATTTATTTCCTCCAACGCTTTCCTTCCCCTCTCAATGATAGGCACAAAACAAACCTCCTCCAGAGCCACACTAGTTTCAAATGAAGCGAGCCTCTGCCAATAAACACACTCCGTCATCCGATCATGAACCATCGCAGCAAACTCATTAATTTGATTTTCCTGCAATGCTCCCTTACTATACAACAAGTATCTTCTGGACCTCTCCATTCGAGTCACCTCAGTCAAGCCACATGATTGACAAATTGAAACAGCATTCGAGGACCATGCTGTTGTAAAAGACAACCTTGGCCCAACTTCAACTATCACTGTATTCAACCCTTCTTGCCTCTTCTTCACAAGAAAACTCTCAGTTGCCAAATTTTCAGGTTCGTATGTTTCCCCAAGAATCCATTTAAGTGTTGAGAACTTCTCAGATGAAATCTTTGAAGCAAGGCCTATATTAAAACACTGCTCGGTTTTCAACCCAACAATCTGATTGGAAACTTTGGTTTGTACCGATTTGAGAAGCTCGTCGTTTGCACTTTCTTGTATCAAAGGGATGCGGTAAAAATGGACGACCTCTTGAGCAGGCTTTTCAATCAATCCAGGTTGCTCATCAACCGAACTAGTAGGGACATTTCCAGAAGCCATTGCTTTAGGCTTTGACCGAGAAGTGCACCTCGAAGAAGCACCTTTTGTGTTAGACAGGTATCCCATCCGGCTTGGATTACATAGCTTGCCCCATAATAGATTCCTTGGCTTAATCGAAGAATTTCTCTGCAAAAACAGAGTTTGCCTTGTTGTACCCTGAAATAAGGCAAAGTGCACCAAAAAACGAAGAAGAAAGTTATGAACCTGAATCAGTTTGCAAGAGCTCAATGcagtttttatttgttaaataagaaaaattaaaggaaaacaACAGTCCTATTTCTTAGCTAAAACAAGGAAAACCCGTACGTGGAAAATTTCTTTAACACACTTTCTCGGAGACCAAACAGAGTGTAGACCATAAAGGAAAACTTACTTGCAGGAACTCTGCCGCAGTTATCTCTCTTACCCCAGCCATTTTCAAGTAGCTGCAAGAATACAAACCCAGAGGACAAAATAAGTTGTATTCAGATAATAAAGTTTAGGGTTTAGGCCTTAaaccctattcagataataaagtAAAGAAATGGAACCAAAATCACAGCAGAAAGAGATGAAAGGAAGAACAGTTTGTATAAAAGTGAAATAAGAGGCAGTAAGTAGTGGGAACGTAGGGAACTAACCAGATTTTTAAGTCTTCAGTTTGGAGTGATGACCAAAAACCCTACTCtctttattctttttctttttttttttcattttttttttctaatattcGTTTGTATTTTTTTGCGCCGAATCCTTTGATTGTGGGGACTAAATAGTCCCCCACGAATCCACTAGTCTAATTTTATACCTATTATCGGCACTCAgttacaaaattataaatattttttattataattaatattgtttttaaagaataaacaatattattattgtaattatcGGATTTTAACTTTTGTCAGAAAGTAGAATTTTGGAATTCGATTTCATAAATCGAGATTGTGAGATTATAAGTAGAAGAATTAATATGAAATATATCAAATAATGGTTAAAAATTAAATcgaaaaattattaattaaaatttatgaattaaattgtaaaattcaattgttattaaattttaaatttaaaaatatagagaACTTAATTAATACTAAACCTAAAGACATTGGaataaattgatgattattaaaaatattaaaagatgaaaatataTCACAATTTTACACTTCCATCAATTTCTTCATTTAACAAAAAATCAAATTGAGAAAGTTAAAAATTaagatgaaaataataagaaagtgAGAAAATTGAAGTGAATCCACTAAAAGTGAGAAAATTGAAGTGAATCCACTAATTGattattaaacatatattatattaaatgATAGAGATATTATTCAGtacaaataatatgaaaatataaaataaaattttaaaatttagaagaaaactaatttaattaattttaatattatagtaacaaatcgattaaagaaagaaattcaaaattctgatttttatgttttgaagtTTACAATTAAtgttaaaaatcaaattttaattaaaatattattttgagtgAAACTATTAGATTAATCCAaatatattttaagaaaaaaatatgcATTTTTAACTTGTACGCatcttttcatttttaaaaatttaaatattgttAAAAAATCTTGGGGaaaatattgttaaaattttaattatatattcaaattttaaccaaaaataatacatttaaatttgaatatataaattatatattaaaattaaatctaattttCTAATGAATAAATATAATACACTTAAATTAATACAAACAATAACTCGTAGATAAATATATCTCTGattcttaatattatttaaaaaaatgtatgatctaaataaaagaaaaaaaatactaaatttaGGCCTAGGTCTGGGAAACACTGAGCTCAAGAAGAAAAGAAACGAGTAGAATCGGACAAAGTAAATCCAATTAAGATATTGCAAGTTATCACATGTTGAAGTTTTAACCAGGTAATAGTAATTAAAGGGTAGTAAAATACAGGGACGTATTTGTAAAATATGATCTATGTTCTGTATAACACACACAAAAAACAAAACAGCAGTATGATCTTAACCAACACACAGCATCCTCAACATCAATGTTCCAATCTGGTTTCTCATGCAGTAGTAGATCAGCATTCACTAAATCCTAGAATTATATCATCCATGGGCTCTGAAGCAGAATCTCAAAGCACTAAGGCGAAGACACTGACCTGCAAAACCAAAGGGATCGGCTCCTTGTTACATTATTTCGGGAATCATGATTGAAGATGGCATTTGAAACTCCATGACAGCAAAGTTACAGTGTCCAACTCCAAACCACCAGAACCAACTACAGAAGCCATTTTTGATACCATGCCACAATGTCCTACTTCTGCATCAAATTACAACCTCAAATACTTCTCACAACCTTAGTCCATTATTCTGCCACAGTGTTTAAAAAGTGCATCCTTCCTAAAGGTTACTGAGTTATTAAACAAACTGAAACTAATCGGTAGATCACAAATGGTTTCTTATCCGGCTAACCATGACCCATCAGGTCATCTCAATAAGCATAATCATTTCACACTGTCCTCAGTGCTCCACAGCTCATCTTTATGTTATTttgactcttcatttttctttaaataCCATGTGTATAAGGATATGATCCTCCAAGCACCCTCTAGCTACATGGAGAAACTTACATACCCATGTTGGATGTGTACTTGTGTCAGACATTGACACAAGTCTGAGTTAGCATAGATTCATCCTTCTAAAGATCGAACTCCTCATATAAGCAAACTACTGAATCCTGATAACTTCAAGTTATTAAGAAAAAACATACAAAGACATTCTAAAAGCTTTCCTGTAGTTTAATTAGATTAAAATATTATCCCAATTGTTAGAAACAACTAACATGATTGTTTATATACCATTTATCCACTTATAAAATGTAAGATAACAAAGCAATTTTGAAGCACCACACCTCCTTTAGTTTAAAAGAACATTTTGGTGGCTGGTCCTTTCTTTCAGATTTCCATGAACAGAGGGGAGAATTGAATGAACACTTCATTAGAAGCAAGGGGTCATCTAGCATCTAATGGGACATGAACTTACCTTTGACAATCTATGATGACATGAAGTTTTTAGTTTTTACAATAGGGACAGCCTGAAAACCACCAAAGGGGGTTTTATTGCAGTTTATACTCTTATGATTTATGAAGAACGGATTTTCCTAAATGTTCTTTTTTACACAGAAGAGTTGACCATTCTAAAGCAAAGCATAATTTGAATGCTTTCTTGTCTAAGATGGAAAAAGCACAGCCATGAATGGGTCCATTGCTTCAATTCACTTCCGTTACTGCAGGATTAACAAAACAAAGTAACAAAGCCTGGACCCAAGTTATAATTGAATGCGTAAAATACTCAAGGAAAGTTTCCACCGATAGCCAAATAAGCTTTTATATGGATTCAGAATTGCCTCCACAAAAATAGAAAGCATGTTTTGGTATCACGTTAACATGAAAAGTAGGAGATGCAATGCAAGATTAATTGTGAAGTTGTATCCCTGGTTCCCCTACTTCACTAAAATGTGCTAAAAACAGCCTAAATTGTATCATTTATGGAATAAGTTACCAAACTTGCATAAGCACAACATCAAAGAAGCTTTCAATTCTCCAGATATGATAAAAAGAGCACACATAAACTGAAAAGAAGAATAAAATTATCCCATACCCGATGAGTTCCTAATAATCAACTGTTCTTTGAAGCCATGACTTTTCTGGCAGCCATACCCTTCCTAGCAGCCCTGGCATTATCATATTCAAACTTCAACACATCTGATATATGAGAAGTATCCTTGACATAAAAAAAACCTCCCAAGGGCACTCTcttcaatcaaaggaaaataacAGAAAAGCTTAGAGTCACCAGCCAAAACGAAACCCCACCAAGAAAAGTCCCCAAAGCAGCTCCAGCGAAAAACAGGGCCACAGTATGGTAACCGAAATAAACCCTGGAATACATAGTCAAAACAGCCGAAGACCAAGGCAAAAACAAAGCAGCCCACTTGGTTGTGACTTTCCAAATCCCACCAATCCCCTTACAAGTCAAAAGGGTAAAATAAACCGTACAAAAGAACATGTATTGACAGTGACTTGAAGGCCAACCATGAGAATCACACATTTCTAATAGCGCACAGGTTTCAGGCCTGGCTTGTTGAACGGATTTCTTGATCAGTTCATTAATGAAGTGAGATATTAAAAGCCCTAATCCAAAGAACATTCCTTGAAGCTCTCTACGGAAGTAGAAATGAGAAACAAAGCCACCAAGGGAAATGAAAACAGGGACTAACGAAACCCAGGCTAAGAAATGGCCGAGTTGATCACGTCTTTGATACCTGACATGGGTTAAAGTCACAGCTTTTAATGGATGATCAGCTCTCATGGTGAAAATTCAAGTCAATCGGAGAAACTAAAAATAAGGTCAGTTTCAGGTGGGATATAGTTTGGGAGGATTGGGTTTTAACTGTTGTTTCAGTTCAGTGTTTGTTCCTCGAGAAACTGCCGGTAATGAAAAAGGTGTGAGTGAGCCGTTGATAGACGCATACACCGACGAAGAAACAATACACGTGGGAATAAAGGAACACACACGTTGAAAGATCCCATCTTGTTTTTTTCTCAAAAGGTTAGGGGTATTATTGGTTTTCCAACATGAAGAGAATGTCAAATTAACGTCTAGTCTGAGATGTCTGTCGTGAGCCGTTGGATTAACTGCAATCCGACGGATGAGAAAGAAACCCTAGTTGAGCCAAAGCTGAGAGTGTCGCTGGCTACTTAAGTTAAAGCAGCCTGTTGCTCTCGCCTTCTCTTGCTCTCACTCACCGCTCTCACATCCTGCTTCTGGTCAAGCCAATCTCAAAAGACTCCCCTTTTAGCTCACAGGTAGTAACCCATTTacaacttataattatctctcaaatgttattgctttgattcgAAGAAAAACGTGGTCTGATTTGTTGGTAGCTGAAATATTATATCTGATTTGCTGAAATAGTTCTCATACGATTAATTTTTTTGCGTGTAGTTTCCGATCTGATTCTTTGTTTTTTTGGTTGTGTTTTTAGATTTCATTCATGCATGTACGTTTTGAACTCTGAAATTTATTTTTCTGAGCAAATAATTCCTGTGATAACTGGTTTATTGAAGCAAATGCTGCCTAAGGgaaattttttaacgaaaatatttaaaattgtcGGGGATTATTTTCTTAGGTTCGTTTGTCTTCGATGGCCATGTTTGACTGGCTTCATGGGAACTTCATGGGAAAGGATAAGTTAAGATCTAGTGGCTGTAGTTCATTGGAATGAACTCCATATCTATGGAGGAACTGGGCTCGAATCCCAGCGGCCACGTTTTGTCAATGTTGGATCTGTTGAATTTAAATGTGGCTTGATTTTCTTTTTCGAAATTGACTTGAACTATTCTTCATAAACAATAAAAGTGGGTCTCGGATTCATTGTTTATTGTTCACAAGATATTGGTCTTCTTGTGTGATTTTGACTTGGAATTATGTATTGAGCTTATTTTATGAATATGTTTCTTCTTGATTTTTAGCTCTCTCGAGTTCTGTAATGGGTAAGGAGAAGGTTCACATCAACATTGTGGTCATCGGCCATGTCGACTCTGGGAAGTCTACAACCACTGGTCATTTGATCTACAAGCTTGGTGGTATTGACAAGCGTGTGATTGAGAGGTTTGAGAAGGAGGCTGCTGAGATGAACAAAAGGTCATTTAAGTATGCATGGGTGCTTGACAAGCTTAAGGCCGAACGTGAACGTGGTATTACCATCGATATTGCCCTCTGGAAGTTTGAAACTACCAAATACTACTGCACTGTCATTGATGCCCCTGGACACCGTGACTTCATCAAGAACATGATTACTGGTACCTCACAGGCTGACTGTGCTGTTCTCATTATCGACTCGACCACTGGTGGTTTCGAAGCTGGTATCTCAAAGGATGGTCAGACACGTGAGCATGCTTTGCTTGCGTTTACCCTTGGTGTCAAGCAGATGATTTGCTGCTGCAACAAGGTAAGGTTTAGAACGTGTTGGAGTTTATTGTTAGATTGTATTGATGTTCTTTTTATTAATAATTGAATTTCAATTATCATCTTGTACAGATGGATGCAACAACTCCAAAATACTCCAAGGCAAGGTATGATGAAATTGTGAAGGAAGTCTCCTCATATCTTAAGAAAGTTGGTTACAACCCTGACAAGATCCCATTTGTCCCAATCTCTGGATTTGAGGGTGATAACATGATTGAGAGGTCTACCAACCTTGACTGGTACAAGGGTCCCACTCTCCTTGAGGCTCTTGACCAGATCAATGAGCCCAAGAGGCCTTCAGACAAGCCACTTGGCTCCCACTTCAGGATGTCTACAAGATTGGTGGCATTGGAACTGTCCCTGTTGGTCGTGTTGAGACTGGTGTCCTTAAGCCTGGAATGGTTGTGACCTTTGGCCCTCTGGTCTGACCACTGAAGTTAAGTCTGT contains these protein-coding regions:
- the LOC108489262 gene encoding probable phosphoribosylformylglycinamidine synthase, chloroplastic/mitochondrial; its protein translation is MAGVREITAAEFLQGTTRQTLFLQRNSSIKPRNLLWGKLCNPSRMGYLSNTKGASSRCTSRSKPKAMASGNVPTSSVDEQPGLIEKPAQEVVHFYRIPLIQESANDELLKSVQTKVSNQIVGLKTEQCFNIGLASKISSEKFSTLKWILGETYEPENLATESFLVKKRQEGLNTVIVEVGPRLSFTTAWSSNAVSICQSCGLTEVTRMERSRRYLLYSKGALQENQINEFAAMVHDRMTECVYWQRLASFETSVALEEVCFVPIIERGRKALEEINHEMGLAFDEQDLQYYTRLFVEDIKRNPTNVELFDIAQSNSEHSRHWFFTGKIVIDGQPMDRTLMQIVKSTLKANPNNSVIGFKDNSSAIKGFLAYRLLPVKPGTACLLNETTREIDVLFTAETHNFPCAVAPYPGAETGAGGRIRDTHATGRGSFVVASTAGYTTGNLNIEGSYAPWEDSSFTYPSNLASPLEILIEASNGASDYGNKFGEPLIQGFTRTFGMRLPSGERREWLKPIMFSGGIGQIDHTHISKGDPEIGMLVVKIGGPAYRIGMGGGAASSMVSGQNDAELDFNAVQRGDAEMAQKLYRVVRACIEMGEDNPIISIHDQGAGGNCNVVKEIIYPKGAEIDIRAIVVGDHTMSVLEIWGAEYQEQDAILVKPESRKLLESICARERLSMAVIGTINGEGRVVLVDSVAVEKSRASGLPPPPPAVDLELEKVLGDMPQKSFEFKRVSYAREPLDVAPAITVMDSLKRVLRLPSVCSKRFLTTKVDRCVTGLVAQQQTVGPLQLPLADVAVIAQSYVDLTGGACAIGEQPIKGLLDPKAMARLAVGEALTNLVWAKVTSLSDVKASGNWMYAAKLEGEGAAMYDAAIALSEAMIELGIAIDGGKDSLSMAAHAGGEVVKAPGNLVISAYVTCPDITKTVTPDLKQGDDGILLHIDLAKGKRRLGGSALAQVFDQIGNDCPDIDDVSYLKRVFEGVQDLLGDGLISAGHDISDGGLLVCALEMAFAGNCGIALDLASLGNSVFQSLFAEELGVILEVSKNNLGSVMEKLSSVDVSAEIIGRVTTSPVIELKVDGIAHLNEKTSLLRDMWEDTSFQLEKLQRLASCVELEKEGLKFRHEPSWPLSFTPSVTDEKFFTTTLKPKVAIVREEGSNGDREMSAAFYAAGFEPWDVAMSDLLNRVISLNEFRGVAFVGGFSYADVIDSAKGWAASIRFNQPLLNQFQEFYKRPDTFSLGVCNGCQLMALLGWVPGPQVGGVFGAGGDPSQPRFVHNESGRFECRFTSVTIKDSPAMMFKGMEGSTLGVWAAHGEGRAYFPDDGVLDSVLHSDLAPLRYCDDDGNPTEAYPFNLNGSPLGVAAICSPDGRHLAMMPHPERCFLMWQFPWYPKDWNVDKKGPSPWLRMFQNAREWCS
- the LOC108489285 gene encoding lipid phosphate phosphatase gamma-like → MRADHPLKAVTLTHVRYQRRDQLGHFLAWVSLVPVFISLGGFVSHFYFRRELQGMFFGLGLLISHFINELIKKSVQQARPETCALLEMCDSHGWPSSHCQYMFFCTVYFTLLTCKGIGGIWKVTTKWAALFLPWSSAVLTMYSRVYFGYHTVALFFAGAALGTFLGLLGRVWLPEKSWLQRTVDY